One Manduca sexta isolate Smith_Timp_Sample1 unplaced genomic scaffold, JHU_Msex_v1.0 HiC_scaffold_2838, whole genome shotgun sequence genomic region harbors:
- the LOC119188568 gene encoding UPF0183 protein CG7083-like codes for MHFSQSVAIIQSQVGTIRGVQVLYSDQNPLSVYLVINMPQDGIRLIFDPVAQRLKIIEIYNMKLVKLRYSGMCFNSPEITPSIEQVEHCFGATHPGLYDSQRHLFALNFRGLSFYFPVDSKFEPGYAHGLGSLQFPNGGSPVVSRTTIYYGSQHQLGSSSSGVVCAAPLPELPLSCYRHQLHLRRCDVLRSATATVGLRLHMFTEGTSRALEAVPLSLARAVRFGDSCQAVARALGAPARLYYKAEDKMRIHRPTARRRPPPASDYLFNYFTLGLDVLFDARTNQVKKFVLHTNYPGHYNFNMYHRCEFELAVQPDKCEANSLVERSGPVSITAYSKWEVVQRALRVCERPVVLNRASSTNTTNPFGSTFCYGYQDMIFEVMSNNYIASITLYQPEGTRPHYAVNSIA; via the exons ATGCATTTCTCCCAATCAGTAGCCATCATCCAGAGTCAAGTGGGTACAATACGAGGAGTACAAGTACTATATAGTGATCAg aatccGCTGTCTGTATACCTAGTTATAAACATGCCACAGGACGGCATCCGGTTGATATTCGACCCGGTGGCGCAGCGGCTCAAGATTATAGAGATTTACAATATGAAATTAGTTAAACTTAGGTATAG CGGCATGTGCTTCAACAGTCCGGAGATAACGCCATCTATCGAGCAGGTGGAGCACTGTTTCGGCGCGACGCACCCCGGCCTGTACGACTCGCAGCGGCATCTGTTCGCGCTCAACTTCAGGGGGCTCTCGTTTTATTTCCCTGTTGATAGCAAATTTGAG CCGGGGTATGCGCACGGCCTCGGCTCGCTACAGTTCCCGAACGGCGGCTCGCCCGTCGTCTCGCGAACAACCATTTACTATGGATCTCAACATCAG CTGGGCAGCAGCTCCTCGGGCGTGGTGTGCGCGGCGCCGCTGCCGGAGCTGCCGCTGTCGTGCTACCGCCACCAGCTGCACCTGCGCCGCTGCGACGTGCTGCGCAGCGCCACCGCAACCGTCGGGCTGCGGCTCCACATGTTCACTGAAG GCACGTCCCGGGCACTAGAGGCGGTGCCGCTATCGCTAGCGCGAGCGGTGCGGTTCGGCGACAGCTGCCAGGCCGTGGCGCGTGCGCTGGGCGCGCCGGCCCGCCTCTACTACAAGGCGGAGGACAAGATGCGCATCCACCGGCCCAcggcgcgccgccgcccgcctccCGCCTCCGATTACCTCTTCAACTACTTCACGCTCGGACTG GACGTGTTATTTGACGCGCGGACCAACCAAGTGAAGAAGTTCGTTCTGCACACAAACTACCCGGGACACTACAACTTCAACATGTATCACCGCTGCGAGTTCGAACTCGCCGTGCAGCCGGACAA ATGCGAGGCGAACTCGCTGGTGGAGCGCAGCGGGCCGGTGTCCATCACGGCGTACTCCAAGTGGGAggtggtgcagcgcgcgctgcgcGTGTGCGAGCGGCCCGTCGTGCTCAACCGCGCCTCCTCCACCAACACCACCAACCCCTTCGGCTCCACCTTCTGCTACGGATACCAGGACATGATCTTTGAG GTGATGTCGAACAACTACATAGCGTCGATAACGCTGTACCAGCCCGAGGGCACCCGGCCCCACTACGCGGTCAACTCCATCGCGTGA